A single genomic interval of Flavihumibacter rivuli harbors:
- a CDS encoding alpha-L-fucosidase, with protein MNTTAFKRLSCLLLLVVAGRVTAQSRVSADAIRDKMQWFADAKLGIFIHAGIYAVNGVDESWSFYNKKISYADYMKQLKGFNLQRYDPAQWADLIQESGARYAVIITKHHDGVAMYDTRMNELSSVKATPARKDMVKPLFDELRKRQVKCGAYYSLIDWSYPDYPGFLKDSFRYKVEQDYERWNRFRNFFQGQIREIATQYQPDLWWFDGDWEHSAERWESEKVRQIILSRNPNAIINGRLQGYGDYETPEQNFPVSRPKYNWWELCMTINNNWGYQPTDTNWKTPYEIITIFVDAVANGGNLLLDIGPMADGTIPDEQVKVLKELGAWNKRNGEAIFNTIAGIPQGHFYGPTTLSKDSTTLYLFLHGKTDGPVMIKGLDNRITDITVLGSGKKLDHKVVGKISWSHVPGLVYIDVPAAALDQYVTVLRVKLDKPVKLYRGQGGFN; from the coding sequence ATGAATACAACTGCTTTCAAACGCTTGTCCTGCCTATTGCTCCTGGTCGTTGCCGGAAGGGTTACTGCCCAATCCAGGGTCAGCGCAGATGCCATCCGCGATAAGATGCAATGGTTTGCCGATGCCAAGCTGGGCATATTCATCCATGCCGGTATTTATGCCGTGAATGGGGTGGATGAATCCTGGAGTTTCTATAACAAGAAGATCAGTTATGCGGATTATATGAAGCAGCTGAAGGGCTTCAACCTCCAGCGCTATGATCCGGCACAGTGGGCCGACCTGATACAGGAATCAGGGGCACGCTATGCGGTGATCATCACCAAGCACCATGACGGGGTAGCCATGTATGATACCCGCATGAATGAACTCAGCAGTGTTAAGGCAACCCCTGCCCGCAAGGACATGGTGAAGCCCTTGTTTGATGAATTAAGGAAGCGCCAGGTAAAATGCGGTGCTTATTATTCCCTGATCGATTGGAGCTATCCTGACTATCCGGGATTCCTGAAGGATAGTTTTCGATACAAGGTAGAGCAGGACTATGAGCGTTGGAACAGGTTCCGCAATTTCTTCCAGGGGCAGATCAGGGAGATCGCTACCCAATACCAACCCGATCTCTGGTGGTTCGATGGCGATTGGGAACATAGCGCAGAACGCTGGGAATCGGAGAAGGTAAGGCAGATCATATTGTCCCGTAACCCAAACGCCATCATCAATGGCCGCTTGCAGGGCTATGGGGATTATGAGACGCCGGAACAGAACTTCCCGGTGTCCAGGCCTAAGTACAATTGGTGGGAGTTGTGCATGACCATCAACAATAACTGGGGATACCAGCCGACTGATACCAATTGGAAAACGCCTTATGAGATCATCACCATTTTTGTGGATGCGGTGGCCAATGGCGGGAACCTCTTATTGGATATTGGGCCTATGGCCGATGGTACTATTCCTGATGAGCAGGTCAAGGTATTGAAAGAACTGGGTGCCTGGAACAAACGCAATGGCGAGGCTATCTTTAATACCATTGCGGGTATTCCACAGGGACATTTCTATGGGCCTACGACGCTATCAAAGGACTCCACCACGTTGTATTTGTTCCTTCATGGGAAAACAGATGGACCGGTCATGATCAAGGGACTGGATAACAGGATCACGGATATAACGGTGCTGGGTAGTGGAAAAAAGCTTGACCATAAGGTCGTAGGGAAGATCTCCTGGAGCCATGTTCCGGGCCTGGTATACATTGATGTTCCCGCGGCGGCATTGGACCAGTATGTAACGGTCCTGCGGGTGAAACTGGATAAGCCTGTTAAACTCTACCGCGGACAGGGTGGGTTTAATTGA
- a CDS encoding alpha-galactosidase, with translation MRNRLVILAAMLSITMFRPLLAQQEAYPFVGVDWLVRPVPVKARVIDAGKDIILYNGLVKRVFRISPNLACYDYTNLANGQQLVRAVQPEARVILEGKAYNVGGLHGQQEKAYLQPSWLDTLKKGEEDFYFSDYTIQPLKPVLNWKRTAWALEAGATGGQELILNFVSPLKELENVEVQVHYAIYDGLPLIVKWVTIDNIGQDPIRIDRVVNEVLALVEEESAVVGSPDVMKKQHGIYVETNYAFNNAMRYDISDQTTHWKTDSSYTSQVNYNYQTPCLLEVYPEKAQGILLQPGESFRSVRTHELLMDSYDRERRGMMIRKMYRAIAPWTNQNPIFMHLVSKTDEEVRQAIDQCVATGYEAVILSFGSHLNMEDSSASNIARWKALADYAHAKKILLGGYSLFSSRRISDEDDVVDPATGKPGGAFFGHAPCFGSKWGLAYRDKIKYFFARTGFDIWENDGPYPGDVCGSTTHPGHHGLEDSQWRQMEIQKELYRWLNERGVYINAPDWYFLDGTHKIALGYREVNFSLSREQQKVLNRQNIYDGTFEKTPSMGWGFVPLTRYQGGGPEAILEPLSEHLKDYEQLMMQYYGAGIQACYRGPRLYDTEATRKLVANTISWYKRYRDILNSDIIHLRRADGRDWDGWMHVNPALKQKGLVMLFNPTATAITRTITLPLYYTGISVKAMIREKDGQPMPHILDRNNDVKLTITLPPDTYTWLVIE, from the coding sequence ATGCGTAATCGGTTAGTGATCCTGGCAGCTATGCTGTCTATAACTATGTTTAGGCCTCTGCTGGCGCAGCAAGAGGCCTATCCTTTTGTTGGGGTGGACTGGCTCGTAAGACCAGTGCCTGTGAAAGCACGGGTGATCGATGCAGGTAAGGATATTATCCTGTACAATGGATTGGTCAAACGCGTCTTCCGGATTTCGCCTAACCTTGCCTGTTATGATTATACCAATCTGGCCAATGGCCAGCAACTGGTCAGGGCGGTCCAGCCTGAGGCCAGGGTCATACTCGAAGGCAAGGCCTATAATGTGGGCGGCCTCCATGGCCAACAGGAGAAGGCCTACCTGCAGCCTTCCTGGCTGGATACCCTGAAGAAAGGGGAGGAGGATTTTTACTTTTCCGACTATACCATCCAGCCGCTCAAACCGGTCCTGAACTGGAAGCGAACGGCATGGGCGCTGGAGGCAGGCGCGACAGGCGGACAGGAACTCATCCTGAATTTCGTTTCGCCCCTGAAGGAACTGGAGAATGTTGAAGTGCAGGTGCACTACGCCATTTATGATGGCCTGCCCCTGATTGTGAAATGGGTGACCATCGATAATATTGGCCAGGACCCTATCAGGATCGACAGGGTGGTGAATGAAGTGCTGGCATTGGTGGAGGAAGAGAGTGCCGTGGTGGGAAGTCCAGATGTGATGAAGAAGCAGCATGGCATATATGTGGAGACGAATTATGCCTTCAACAATGCCATGCGCTATGATATCAGCGACCAGACCACCCATTGGAAAACGGACAGCAGTTATACTTCACAGGTCAATTACAATTACCAGACACCGTGCTTGCTGGAAGTGTACCCGGAGAAAGCGCAGGGTATCCTCTTGCAACCCGGCGAAAGCTTTCGTTCCGTCAGGACCCATGAACTGCTGATGGACAGCTATGACCGGGAGCGCAGGGGAATGATGATCCGTAAAATGTACCGGGCCATTGCGCCCTGGACCAACCAGAATCCCATCTTCATGCACCTTGTGAGCAAGACGGATGAGGAAGTGCGACAGGCCATTGACCAATGTGTGGCGACCGGTTATGAAGCCGTGATCCTGAGCTTTGGCAGCCACCTGAACATGGAAGACAGTTCAGCTTCCAATATCGCCAGGTGGAAGGCGCTTGCCGATTATGCACATGCGAAGAAAATATTGCTCGGGGGGTATTCCCTTTTCAGCAGCAGGCGGATCAGTGATGAGGATGATGTGGTGGATCCTGCCACAGGCAAACCGGGCGGCGCCTTCTTTGGTCATGCCCCCTGTTTCGGTAGTAAGTGGGGATTGGCCTACCGCGATAAGATCAAGTATTTCTTTGCCAGGACTGGTTTTGATATCTGGGAGAATGATGGTCCCTATCCGGGTGATGTTTGTGGCTCCACTACGCATCCGGGCCATCATGGACTGGAGGATTCTCAATGGCGGCAGATGGAGATCCAGAAGGAACTTTATCGTTGGCTGAATGAGCGAGGCGTGTACATCAATGCACCGGATTGGTATTTCCTTGACGGCACCCATAAGATCGCACTGGGTTACCGTGAAGTGAATTTCTCCCTATCGAGGGAACAACAGAAGGTCCTGAACCGCCAGAACATTTATGATGGCACCTTCGAGAAAACACCTTCCATGGGCTGGGGCTTTGTTCCCCTCACGCGTTACCAGGGCGGTGGACCCGAAGCCATCCTGGAACCACTCAGTGAGCACCTGAAGGATTATGAGCAACTGATGATGCAATACTATGGCGCAGGCATCCAGGCCTGTTACCGCGGACCCAGATTGTATGATACCGAGGCCACGCGTAAGCTGGTTGCCAATACCATCAGCTGGTACAAGCGCTACAGGGATATCCTGAATTCGGATATCATCCATCTGCGGCGCGCCGATGGAAGGGATTGGGATGGCTGGATGCATGTAAACCCGGCATTGAAGCAAAAGGGACTGGTGATGTTGTTCAACCCAACGGCTACAGCCATCACGCGCACCATCACACTGCCACTGTATTATACGGGGATATCCGTAAAGGCGATGATCCGCGAGAAGGATGGCCAGCCCATGCCCCATATCCTTGACCGCAACAACGATGTGAAACTGACCATTACCCTGCCACCTGATACCTACACCTGGTTGGTGATCGAGTAA
- a CDS encoding N(4)-(beta-N-acetylglucosaminyl)-L-asparaginase, giving the protein MSQRRKFLQTSLAGALAVLWQRKSLAAVVKEKQQGTKDPVVISTWDFGKAANAEAWKILVAGGDVIDALEKGAHVPEADPNNQTVGYGGFPDRDGKVTLDACIMDGALNCGSVAALEHIMHPISVAKLVMQKTPHVMLVGEGALQFALANGFKKQNLLTPASEKAWKEWLKTSKYEPVINIENKAWQGDKKKLPGGPYNHDTIGLLGIDSTGKMGGACTTSGAAWKMRGRVGDSPIIGAGLYVDGEVGAATSSGLGEEVIRTCGSHTVVELMRQGFDPEAACRKAVERIVNRDPERAKKLQVGFLALDKAGNYGAFAIHKGFTYSVKNGREEKVLEAKSYFS; this is encoded by the coding sequence ATGTCGCAAAGAAGAAAATTCCTGCAAACATCACTTGCCGGTGCGCTGGCAGTATTATGGCAACGCAAATCACTGGCTGCTGTAGTGAAGGAGAAGCAGCAGGGTACCAAGGATCCGGTGGTAATCTCTACCTGGGATTTCGGTAAGGCCGCCAATGCCGAGGCCTGGAAGATCCTGGTTGCCGGTGGTGACGTGATCGATGCACTGGAGAAAGGTGCTCATGTTCCGGAGGCCGATCCCAATAACCAGACCGTTGGCTATGGCGGCTTCCCCGACCGCGACGGAAAGGTTACCCTTGATGCCTGCATCATGGACGGGGCTTTGAACTGCGGTTCCGTTGCCGCCCTCGAACATATCATGCACCCCATTTCCGTGGCCAAACTGGTGATGCAGAAAACGCCGCACGTAATGCTGGTAGGCGAAGGTGCCCTGCAGTTCGCATTGGCCAATGGCTTCAAGAAACAGAACCTGCTCACACCTGCATCAGAGAAGGCCTGGAAGGAATGGCTGAAGACCTCTAAGTATGAACCGGTGATCAATATTGAGAACAAGGCATGGCAGGGCGATAAGAAGAAATTACCCGGTGGTCCCTATAACCATGATACCATAGGCCTGCTGGGCATCGACAGTACCGGTAAGATGGGCGGGGCCTGTACTACGAGTGGGGCAGCCTGGAAAATGCGTGGTCGCGTAGGTGATTCGCCCATCATTGGCGCAGGTCTGTATGTAGATGGTGAAGTGGGTGCTGCTACTTCCTCCGGATTGGGCGAAGAAGTGATCCGTACCTGTGGATCCCATACTGTAGTAGAGCTGATGCGCCAGGGATTCGATCCTGAAGCGGCCTGCAGGAAGGCAGTTGAGCGTATTGTGAACCGTGATCCCGAGCGTGCAAAGAAATTGCAGGTGGGCTTCCTGGCACTGGACAAGGCCGGCAACTATGGCGCCTTTGCCATCCATAAAGGCTTCACCTATTCTGTAAAGAACGGCAGGGAAGAGAAAGTGCTGGAGGCAAAAAGCTATTTCAGTTGA
- a CDS encoding alpha-L-fucosidase, which produces MKRLLVGLALAAVLHTQTIAQDYTPNPENLTARKNFQDMKFGMFIHWGASSLLGHGEWVMNNRNIGVKEYSRLINIFNPQSFDANKWVATAKAAGMKYITFITRHHDGFSNWDTKQSDWKITSTPYGKDVLKQLSEACQREGIQLFLYYSLLDWYRSDYQYETGRTGKGTGRTEKSNWESYIRFMKAQLTELLTNYGPIAGVWFDGHWDQLDNDHDKKAGSKVDWQYDEIYKLIHSLQPACLISNNHHLTPIPGEDFQAFEKDLPGGNTTGFGGAAVSQLPLETCETMNDSWGFNITDKNYKSTKRLIQYMVTAASMNANFLLNVGPMPDGTIQPEFTDTLRLMGNWMQRNGASIYGTRGGVMKEQQWGVVTAKGMTWYAHILRQPATEGYIFLPGVKDKLVSAQLLNTAGKLRFKQVPEGIFIYTDGLVYDEVDTILELQFKPADKK; this is translated from the coding sequence ATGAAAAGATTGCTTGTTGGACTGGCCCTGGCCGCGGTCCTGCATACTCAAACGATTGCGCAAGATTATACCCCGAACCCGGAGAACCTTACGGCAAGGAAGAATTTCCAGGACATGAAATTCGGTATGTTCATCCACTGGGGCGCTTCCAGTTTATTGGGTCATGGGGAATGGGTGATGAACAACCGAAATATCGGCGTGAAGGAATATAGTCGGTTGATCAATATCTTCAATCCCCAGTCCTTTGATGCCAACAAATGGGTGGCAACCGCCAAGGCAGCAGGCATGAAATACATCACTTTCATTACCCGTCACCACGATGGTTTCAGTAACTGGGATACGAAACAATCTGACTGGAAGATCACCAGTACCCCCTATGGCAAGGACGTGCTCAAGCAATTATCAGAAGCCTGCCAGCGTGAAGGCATCCAACTCTTCCTTTACTATTCGCTGCTCGATTGGTACCGCAGTGATTACCAGTATGAAACGGGAAGGACAGGTAAAGGGACAGGCCGCACGGAGAAGAGCAATTGGGAAAGCTATATCCGTTTCATGAAGGCGCAACTTACCGAACTGCTGACCAATTATGGTCCAATTGCAGGAGTGTGGTTTGATGGCCATTGGGACCAGCTCGATAATGACCACGATAAGAAGGCCGGTTCTAAAGTAGACTGGCAGTATGATGAGATCTATAAGCTGATCCACAGCCTGCAGCCCGCTTGCCTGATCTCCAATAACCACCACCTCACGCCCATACCCGGAGAGGATTTCCAGGCCTTTGAAAAGGACCTCCCTGGAGGCAATACCACAGGCTTCGGTGGGGCGGCGGTTTCGCAACTCCCGCTGGAGACCTGCGAGACCATGAACGATTCATGGGGCTTCAATATCACGGACAAGAATTACAAATCCACGAAGCGATTGATCCAGTATATGGTAACTGCCGCCAGCATGAATGCGAATTTCCTGCTCAATGTTGGTCCCATGCCCGATGGCACCATCCAGCCTGAGTTTACCGACACGTTACGGTTGATGGGTAACTGGATGCAGAGGAATGGCGCTTCCATCTATGGTACCCGCGGTGGTGTAATGAAGGAGCAGCAATGGGGTGTGGTGACAGCAAAAGGGATGACCTGGTATGCGCATATCCTTCGCCAACCCGCTACAGAAGGCTATATCTTCCTGCCGGGTGTGAAGGACAAACTGGTATCCGCACAATTGTTGAATACCGCCGGCAAGCTTCGTTTCAAGCAGGTGCCAGAAGGGATCTTCATCTATACGGATGGGCTGGTGTACGATGAAGTAGATACGATACTTGAACTGCAATTCAAGCCCGCTGATAAGAAATAA
- a CDS encoding AraC family transcriptional regulator: MKIEQTEITPRINSYVTAFRREEPFFQSPFHFHPELELVYVQESFGKRIIGNVVEPFEARDMVFLGSNIPHVWLNDETYYQGLSNLKARAIVVYFNKEIFGPLFFELNETRKINALFQQAERGLRISGKTQSIIAKKLEKLVDKKDFDQLLGLLEILNLLAESKDVQAINPEAYSASVSHAQTDRLSEVFKYVKANFREDITLTDIAAIANLTPQSFCRLFKKRTNKHFVEYLNEVRVSNACSMLLKSDRSISEIAYECGYKTLSNFNKLFKKITGKTPKEYKRDAE; the protein is encoded by the coding sequence GTGAAAATAGAGCAAACCGAGATCACGCCACGGATCAATAGTTACGTGACAGCATTCAGGCGGGAAGAGCCTTTCTTCCAGTCGCCTTTCCATTTCCATCCGGAACTGGAACTGGTTTATGTGCAGGAGAGTTTTGGAAAACGGATCATCGGCAATGTAGTAGAGCCCTTTGAAGCAAGGGATATGGTCTTCCTCGGATCCAACATCCCGCATGTCTGGCTGAATGATGAGACCTATTACCAGGGACTCAGCAACCTGAAAGCGCGCGCTATCGTGGTCTATTTTAATAAGGAAATATTTGGCCCCCTGTTCTTTGAACTGAACGAGACCAGGAAGATCAATGCCCTATTCCAGCAAGCGGAAAGGGGACTGCGCATCAGCGGCAAGACCCAATCTATTATCGCCAAAAAGCTGGAAAAACTGGTGGATAAAAAGGACTTTGACCAATTGCTGGGATTGCTGGAGATCCTCAACCTGCTGGCCGAAAGCAAGGATGTCCAGGCGATCAATCCTGAAGCTTATTCTGCCAGCGTTAGCCACGCGCAGACCGATCGGTTATCGGAAGTCTTTAAATATGTAAAAGCCAATTTCAGGGAGGACATCACCCTGACGGATATCGCGGCCATTGCCAATCTTACTCCTCAATCCTTTTGCCGCTTGTTCAAGAAAAGGACCAATAAGCATTTTGTGGAATACCTGAATGAGGTAAGGGTTTCCAATGCCTGTTCAATGCTGCTGAAATCAGATAGGAGCATATCTGAGATCGCCTATGAATGTGGGTATAAGACGCTCTCCAATTTCAATAAACTGTTCAAGAAGATCACCGGGAAAACACCCAAAGAGTACAAACGTGATGCAGAATAG
- a CDS encoding helix-turn-helix and ligand-binding sensor domain-containing protein, whose product MKKWGLLAILFLLAVGVLGQNTIGLPRIVNFSKTEFHGGAQTWDIRQDARGQMYFANNEGLITFDGAYWKLYPLPNKTIMRSLALDSMGRIYSGGQGEMGYFRADGRGVLKYTTLIDLLPANQRSFADIWDIEVLNGAVYFRATDRIFQLKENSIQVFPAKSEWVFMKAIGSRVYAQDKQQGLYYFNGSQWIPLRNNQLLGGELVAGLLQVNPQGFFLASLKGNFFRVTGDSLSRHMVGKPSILKGDVYIAEPLNEQEFVLGTTSSGCVIMDLNGHTIQQLSRREGLQNNNVLAVFRDREQNLWTGLNNGISYIAYNAAIKYISPVAENELAGFSARVLNNQLYVATSDGAYMVRLDPSANKDLSFSKGEFIMIANSAGQAWRLDEVNQQVLMGHNSGTFIIRDGRAVPIAPEPAWLFVPLDPVVPSPRVLVGNYTGLKMLGYGKSGFTDLGNLKGIYESLRFLAIDNDQQIWASHPYRGIYQLRLSADGRSYEAKLYNEKNGLPSTLGNHVFKVKNRMIFATEKGPYEFDRKSGRFIPSPVLSPILQETPLRYLNEDADGNIWFCSGKQLGVVSFGKGKDSSSITYFPELTGQILSGFESVYPFDARNIFIASEKGIILLNFEKYKGNRQPLGVLVGQVKAFGKADSVVYGGYDAFLQGDPVREEGGNLFEMPYRFNSFHFEYSCPAYGMQNTIEYSYFLEGYDADWGNWSGRTERDYTNLPEGSYVFKVKARTNLGQESEVASYPFKVLPPWYRTIWAYIVYALLLYLLFYLVNRWQKRNLYLQRLQFEERQRQINTLHQLEMEKNEKEIIKLQKEKLENEVKYKNKELADTTMHLVERSDAIAKVKDELQRLYKASGNNNDIKRAIQLLGDIERNNSDWERFAASFDEINNDFLKKLKSKYPMLTNTDLKLCAYLQLNLSSKEIAQLMNISLRGVEISRYRLRKKLDIPTEQNLADFLKNMV is encoded by the coding sequence ATGAAAAAATGGGGATTGCTTGCCATTCTTTTTCTATTGGCTGTCGGGGTATTGGGACAGAATACCATCGGCTTGCCCAGGATCGTTAATTTCAGCAAGACCGAGTTTCATGGAGGGGCCCAGACCTGGGATATCCGGCAGGATGCCAGGGGCCAGATGTATTTCGCCAACAATGAAGGCCTGATCACTTTCGACGGGGCCTATTGGAAACTCTACCCCCTTCCCAATAAAACCATCATGCGTTCCCTTGCCCTCGATAGCATGGGCAGGATATATAGTGGTGGCCAGGGTGAAATGGGCTACTTCAGGGCCGATGGCCGTGGGGTATTGAAGTACACCACCCTTATTGACCTTCTTCCAGCCAACCAGCGGAGCTTTGCCGATATCTGGGATATTGAGGTCCTGAATGGGGCCGTTTATTTCAGGGCGACCGACAGGATCTTCCAGCTAAAGGAGAACAGCATCCAGGTCTTTCCCGCCAAGTCAGAATGGGTCTTCATGAAAGCCATCGGGTCCAGGGTCTATGCCCAGGACAAGCAGCAGGGCCTTTATTATTTTAATGGTTCCCAATGGATACCGCTCAGGAATAACCAGCTGCTGGGAGGGGAACTGGTGGCCGGGCTCTTGCAGGTGAATCCCCAGGGTTTCTTCCTGGCTTCCCTTAAAGGCAATTTTTTCCGGGTGACCGGTGACTCGCTGAGCAGGCATATGGTGGGAAAGCCATCCATCCTGAAAGGTGATGTGTACATAGCCGAACCCCTGAACGAACAGGAATTCGTACTGGGGACTACTTCATCCGGTTGTGTGATCATGGACCTCAATGGCCATACCATCCAGCAACTGTCGCGGCGCGAAGGATTGCAAAACAATAATGTACTGGCCGTATTCCGGGACAGGGAACAGAACCTCTGGACAGGCCTCAATAATGGCATCAGTTATATAGCTTATAATGCGGCCATCAAGTATATCAGCCCGGTTGCCGAGAACGAATTGGCGGGTTTTTCTGCCCGGGTGCTGAACAACCAGCTCTATGTGGCAACCTCGGATGGCGCCTATATGGTGCGCCTTGACCCCTCTGCCAATAAGGACCTGAGTTTTTCAAAGGGCGAGTTCATCATGATCGCTAATAGTGCCGGCCAGGCATGGAGACTGGACGAAGTGAACCAACAGGTATTGATGGGCCATAATTCCGGCACCTTCATAATCCGCGATGGCAGGGCCGTTCCCATTGCACCGGAACCCGCCTGGTTGTTTGTGCCGCTTGACCCGGTAGTGCCTTCACCACGTGTATTGGTGGGCAACTATACCGGATTGAAAATGTTGGGTTATGGTAAATCCGGTTTTACCGACCTCGGAAACCTGAAAGGCATTTATGAATCCCTGCGTTTCCTCGCCATCGATAATGACCAGCAGATATGGGCATCACATCCTTACAGGGGCATCTACCAGCTCAGGCTTTCCGCAGATGGACGATCCTATGAGGCAAAGTTGTACAATGAGAAAAATGGTCTGCCTTCAACCCTTGGCAACCATGTGTTCAAGGTGAAGAACAGGATGATCTTTGCCACGGAAAAGGGACCCTATGAGTTTGACCGGAAATCGGGAAGGTTTATCCCTTCACCGGTCCTTTCCCCCATCCTGCAAGAAACCCCCTTGCGCTACCTGAATGAGGATGCCGATGGCAATATCTGGTTCTGCAGCGGCAAGCAGTTGGGGGTGGTAAGTTTTGGGAAAGGAAAGGATAGCAGTTCCATAACCTATTTCCCGGAACTGACCGGCCAGATCCTCTCCGGCTTTGAATCGGTGTATCCATTCGATGCCCGCAATATCTTTATTGCCTCTGAAAAGGGGATCATCCTGCTCAATTTCGAAAAGTACAAAGGCAACCGGCAACCCCTGGGTGTATTAGTGGGACAGGTGAAGGCCTTCGGTAAGGCAGATTCGGTTGTATATGGAGGGTATGATGCATTCTTACAAGGTGACCCGGTTAGGGAGGAAGGGGGCAATCTTTTCGAAATGCCCTACCGTTTCAACTCCTTCCATTTTGAATACAGTTGCCCGGCATACGGGATGCAGAATACCATCGAATACAGTTACTTTCTGGAAGGCTATGATGCTGACTGGGGCAACTGGTCTGGCCGGACTGAACGGGATTATACCAACCTCCCGGAAGGGTCCTATGTGTTCAAGGTCAAGGCCAGGACCAACCTGGGGCAGGAATCTGAAGTGGCCAGTTATCCTTTTAAGGTATTGCCTCCCTGGTACAGGACCATATGGGCCTATATCGTTTATGCATTGCTGTTGTACCTGCTCTTTTACCTGGTGAACAGATGGCAGAAACGAAACTTGTACCTGCAAAGGCTGCAGTTCGAGGAGCGCCAGAGGCAGATCAATACCCTTCACCAACTGGAAATGGAGAAGAATGAGAAGGAGATCATCAAACTCCAGAAGGAAAAGCTGGAGAATGAGGTAAAGTACAAGAACAAGGAATTGGCGGATACTACCATGCACCTCGTGGAAAGGAGTGATGCCATCGCCAAGGTGAAGGATGAATTACAGCGGCTTTACAAGGCAAGTGGGAATAACAATGATATTAAAAGGGCCATCCAGCTATTGGGTGATATTGAACGGAATAATTCAGACTGGGAGCGCTTTGCAGCATCCTTCGATGAGATCAACAACGATTTCCTGAAGAAGCTGAAATCGAAGTATCCCATGTTGACCAATACCGACCTTAAGTTGTGCGCTTACCTTCAACTCAACCTTTCTTCCAAGGAAATTGCACAGTTGATGAATATTTCCTTGCGCGGGGTGGAGATCAGCAGGTACAGGTTAAGGAAGAAGCTGGACATTCCAACAGAACAAAACCTGGCCGACTTCCTAAAGAATATGGTGTAA